A genomic region of Pyrus communis chromosome 14, drPyrComm1.1, whole genome shotgun sequence contains the following coding sequences:
- the LOC137716271 gene encoding uncharacterized protein, with translation MVLMKEFRIVMPMSLEEYQVAQTYMVMKMQEQNTNSTEGVEIVESKSFEDDVFGKGHYSSKIYRLQSKAPGWLTTFAPADALIMQEEAWNAHPRCKTVIKCPYFTKFQLTVETVNRADNGHSDNVHGLSKAQLATRDVETVDIASSAKDYWSLIVGTNNTDFSQFTSTKTGRGPLLEGWQDTSDPVMTAYKLVTIDAPYWGFGNKLERALLLGERALFLESHRNCFSWIDEWSGMTVEQIREHERERHRNSEIQELGRPTLMKSLEDIDQRLLPESEEIFSGQRPQLST, from the exons ATGGTTCTGATGAAGGAATT TCGGATTGTCATGCCCATGTCGTTGGAAGAG TATCAAGTAGCCCAGACGTACATGGTCATGAAGATGCAGGAACAGAACACGAACAGTACCGAAGGGGTGGAAATAGTAGAGAGTAAATCCTTTGAAGATGATGTATTTGGAAAGGGTCACTACAGCTCTAAAATTTATCGTCTACAAAG CAAAGCTCCTGGTTGGCTTACCACTTTTGCGCCAGCAGATGCTCTCATCATGCAAGAGGAAGcctggaatgcacacccaagaTGCAAGACAG TAATcaag TGCCCGTACTTCACCAAGTTTCAGCTGACCGTCGAAACAGTTAACAGAGCTGACAATGGCCATTCGGATAAC GTTCATGGTCTAAGCAAAGCACAATTAGCAACCAGGGATGTGGAAACTGTTGATATTGCTTCATCTGCAAAGGATTACTGGAGCCTCATTGTTGGCACTAACAACACCGACTTTTCCCAATTTACATCAACGAAAACTGGACGTGGTCCACTTTTAGAGGGCTGGCAG gACACGTCGGATCCAGTTATGACAGCCTACAAACTGGTCACCATTGATGCACCATATTGGGGTTTCGGCAATAAACTTGAACGAGCTTTGCTATTG GGTGAGAGGGCTCTTTTCCTAGAAAGCCATCGGAATTGCTTTTCTTGGATTGATGAATGGTCTGGAATGACAGTTGAACAGATACGTGAACATGAACGTGAACGACATAGAAACTCAGAG ATCCAGGAACTTGGAAGGCCAACTTTGATGAAGAGCCTAGAAGATATCGACCAGAGATTATTACCCGAAAGCGAAGAAATTTTTAGCGGGCAGAGACCTCAACTTTCAACTTAA